GCATCCTTGTTGACCGATTGCCAGAAGTAGCGCGGGTCGATCATGTATTCATCCGGATCCATGTCGAAGGTCTTCACGTTCTTCTGCTTCGCGATCCGGTTGTAGCCGCGGATGTCCTTCTCCATCTGCTTCATGTCGAATTCAATGTGTTTCAGGGTCCGCAGGTGAACCTTGCCGGTGACCTTCTGGAAGGCCTTCTCCATGGCATCGCCACTGGTGCCACGATCGCTGGTGTTGGCGAGCTGGGCCATTTCATGCTGATCCATGTCCGCTCCGAAATAGCGGGTCACGCGCTCGATCGAGGCGACCACGCAGTAGCCCTTTTCGCCTTGGTCAACCATCGGGACGCCATCGATCCAGGTGAAGCCGTCGGAGTCTTTCTTCACATTCGCGGCGAAGCTTCCGCGGCGACCGACGCCCTTTTGCTCGTTCTTCGCCTTGCTCAGCGAGGCCATGCGGAGGCGAATGAATTCCACCCGCTTCTCCTTCTTGTTGATGCTGCCTTCCAAGGCCACCGCGGTGTCGCCCTTTTTCCAGACCCAGCCGCTCATGGCGACGGCGCCCTCTTGGGCGCGGGGGGTGGCGCGGACCTCCAGCTTTTTGTCGAGCTTGCCCTTCCACATCGTCATTCTCTTGTCGAACTCGCTGGAGGAAATCTCGCCGTCGTCGCCCCGGTTATAGACGGAGATGGTGGCATCCACAGGCGTGCCGTCTGCCGTGCCGCGCATCACCACCTCGCCCACCGTCTCGTCGAGCAGCTTGAATTCACCGGGACGGGCACGCAGGCCGTCCTTAGCTCCGGAAAGCCAGGAGAAACCCTCTTCGCGGAAGCGGATGGTAACGCCCTTCTCCTTTGCTTTCTCGACCCGCTGCTTGTCGGTTTCACTGAGTTCTTCCTCAGGTCCTTTGATGTCTTGAAGAGGTTTCGCCCACAGGCCTTCGTCGAATACGACTTCATCGAGCGAGACGAGCTCCTTCTTATCTTTCTTGTCGTCTTCGTCTGCGGCGAAGGACGGAAGCGCGAGCAATGCGGCGGTAAGTGCTGCAAGGGTTTTCATCTGATGCGTTGATATAAAGCGGGAGGCAGCATGTCCAAACAATGTTCCGGGGAAGTTGTTTAACTTTCCTTGAGCACTGGCCTCTCGCTGGAGTGGCTGTTCGAGCCCGATTTCAGGGGAGTTCATGCGGTTCACCTCTTGTTTCGGAGCCGCGGGTGAAAAACGGACGAAGGATTTGAGAAATTCCCCGGGAGGCCCAAATAGACCTCAGACAAAGCGGAATCGGATTGTTATTTTGTCTCCTCCGGATAGTTCCAAGGCACAAAAATCACCATGACCCAGAACTCCCGCCAAGCCCTGATCGAACTCCTGTTCCTCTCGCTCTACCTCGACAATCATCTCTCCTTGGCCGAGGACGACGTGCTCACGGATGCCTTGGATCACCTCGGCTGGGATTCGGCCCATCCGCGGGAGACTTTCATTTTCCAAGCTTTCTCGAACGCCCGTGAAGCTTCTGCCGATGCCATCAAGATCGAGGGCTTCCTCGACCAACGTTCGGACATCATCAAGGCCGACGGTGCCGAACCCCAGGCCCTTACGTGGCTGACCAAGGTGCTGGGTGCCGACGGGATCTCTCCTTCCGAGGAGCGCTTTTTGCATCGCCTCGAGAAGCGCCTATTTGCCTAAGCGGCGGTCATGCGGTCTTCCGCCGGAACATAATGGCGGCCGCTGTCAGGTTGATCGCCCCGATCACCACCAGCGGCCAAGTCAGGGCAAAAACCCGCTCGAGGGAGGCGTCTTTCAGAAAGACCCCCTTCACGATCTCCACGAAGTGCCGCACGGGATTCGGCCAGGTGATCACCTGGAGCCAGCGCGGCATGTTTTCCACCGGTGCCGCGAAACCGGAAAGCATTACTGCGGGCATCATGAAGGAGAAGGCGCCGAGGAAGGCCTGTTGCTGGGTATTGCAGAGCGAGGAGATGAAAAGCCCCACGCCCACCAGCGACATCGCGTAGCAGAACATGCCGGTGTAGAGGAAGATCAGGCTGCCGCGGAAGGGCACATCGTAGATGAAGACCGCCGCGCAGAGGATCAGCGTGGCTTGGAAAAAGGCCACGATCATGGCCGGGACGGCTTTCCCGATCATGATCATTTCCGGCGTCAGCGGGGACACCAGCAGCTGGTCGAAGGTGCCCTGTTCCCGCTCCCGTGAAACGGAAAGCGCGGTGAGGATCAGCGAGCCGATAGTGGTGATGATCGCCACCAGGTTCGGCAGGATGAAGTTCCGGTAGTCCAGATTCGGGTTATACCAGTAGCGGGTCACGACCTCGGAAGGCAGCGCCGCGCCCTTGGCCTCCAGGCGGTCCTTCATAAAAGTCTCCGTGATCCCTTGGAGATAGCCGAAGGCGATCTGCGCACCATTCGATCTTCGCCCGTCCAGTACCACCTGCACCGGTGCTGTCTCACCCGAGGCGAGGCGCCGTGAAAAATCCTCGGGGATGCTCACGCTGAGCATGGTCTTCCGGGATTCGATAGCCTCCCTCATGTCCTCCTCGCTGTGGAGGGGGATGACTTCGGTGAAGGCATTCGATTGTGCGAAGCGTTGCACCAGCTCCTGTGCCGGTGCCCCCGTGTCACGGTTGAAAATCCCCAGCGAGGCGTTTTTCACCTCGAGCGTCGCCGCAAACGGAAAGAGCAGAGTCTGCAAGATCACAGGCATGATCAGCAGCGTGCGGCTGGAAGGATTGCCAAAGACCGACTGCAGCTCCTTCACGACCAAGGCATGGATGCGGGGCAGAAATCTCATTGCGCGTCAGGGTGGAGGGATCGGGTTCATTCCATGCGTCGCTTGGTCATCCTTGCGGTGATCCCCAGGAAAAAGGTGGCGGAGGCCATCAAGAGGAGGATGTCCGGCATCAGGTGCTTCCAGTCCGTCGGAACCTGGAAGAGCGTCTGGATGGCGGAAACGAAGTAGCGCGCCGGGATCAGATGCGTCACACCGCGCAGGAAGGTGGGCATGCTGGAAATTTCATAGATGAATCCCGAGAGCATGGTGGCCGGCAGGAAGGCTGCATTCAGCGCGGCTTGTGCTGCATTGAATTGGTTCCGTGTCGCCGTCGAAATCGCTAGGCCGATTCCGAGCACGCTCAGGAGGAAAAAGGTGCCGACCACGCAGAGCGCCAGCACCGAACCACGGAAAGGAACGCCCAGCAGCCAGCGCGCGGAGGCCACGCAGAGCAGCAGCGAAAACATTCCCAAGGCGTAGTAGGGCAGGATCTTGCTCAGCAGCAGCTCCGCGCGGGTCACGGGGGAAGCGAGCAGGGCCTCCATGGTTCCGCGTTCCCACTCCCGCGCCACCACCAGTGAAGTCAGTAGAGCGCCGATCACCGTCATGATCACGGTGATGGACCCGGGGATCAGGAAATTCCGGCTCTTGGCCGATGGGTTGTACCAATACCGTGGCTCCAGGGCCACGTCGCGCTTCAACTCCTCCCCCCGGTCATCGGCGCGCTGCGTCATCCAGATCTGCCACACGCCGCTCACGTAGTTCGCGACGAATTGCGCCGTGTTTGGCTCCGAGCCATCCGCGACCACCTGCAGGGGAGCGGTGTCGGAGGTAACCTTCATCCGCCGTGAGAAATCCGAAGGAATCACCACGAAGCCACGGATCTTCGAGTCCGCCATGTCGCGAGCCATGTCCTCCCGTGTCTGGTAGTGGTGGATCTCCATCGACGGCGTTCCGACCAAGGCTGAGGAGAAACCTTCGGCTTCGGTGCCTGTTGCCTCGTTGAGGAGGCCGATCTTCAGCGTCGGCGTATCGAGGTTGATTCCGAAGCCGAAGACAAACATCAGCAGCATCGGCAGCGCGAAGGCGATGAGGTTGCTACTCGGATCCCGCAGCATCTGCAGCGTTTCCTTCCAGCACAGCGCCTTCAGCCTGCGGATCGAAAATGACGTCTTTGACGCCCCGCTCATCAGGGATCCTCCTTTCCGGTCACGAGTTCGATAAAGGCATCCTCCATGGTCGGGTCCGGATTCTCCTTCGTCGCCACGCTTTCCTTCAGCTCGTCCGGCGTGCCATTGGCGATCAGCTTGCCACGATAGACCAGGCCGATGCGGTCACAGTATTCCGCCTCGTCCATGAAGTGGGTGGTCACCATCACGGTCACTCCACGTTCCACCAGGCCATTGATATGGGTCCAGAATTCGCGGCGTGTCACCGGATCCACGCCGGAGGTCGGTTCGTCCAGGAAGAGGATGTCCGGCTCGTGCATCACGGAGCAGGCGAGCGCCAGCCGCTGCTTGTAGCCGAGCGAGAGTGAATCCGTTTTCGCGTTCAGGAAGGGATCGAGGTGGAAGATGTGCGCCATCTCTTCGCTCCGTTCCTTTTGTTGCTTTCTATCCAAGCCATAAATGCCGGAGAAGAATGCCAGGTTCTGGGTCACCGTCAGGTTTCCGTAGAGGGAAAACTTCTGGGCCATGTAGCCGAGCTTCTGCCGGGCTTTCCTGCCGCTTTTCCGCAGGTCCATTCCTACCACTTTCGCGGTGCCTGCGGTCGGAACCAGCAAGCCGCACATCATCTTGAAGGTTGTCGATTTCCCCGCGCCGTTCGGACCCAGCAGGCCATAGATCTCGCCGCGCTTCACCTGGAAGGTGACGTCATCAGTCGCCTTGAAGTCGCCAAATTGTTTCGTGAGATTCTGTGCCTCGATGACAGTCTCCCCGTTGCGGGGGATTTCGGTGGTGTGTTTTGCCAGGATCGATTCGCCGCTGGGGCCGCCTCCAAGGAGGTCGATGAAGGCATCCTCGAAGCGGGGTTTCACCACCACCCACTCGGCGTCTGCATTTGCGCCGATCTCCTGGGGCGGGAATGTCCCCTGATCCTTGCGGATCGTCAGGCGCAGGCTGTGGCCCTGGATCGTTCCATCGCTGACCTCGGGGCGCGAGAGTGCGCGGGTCAACATCTGCCGCTTGGCTTCGCCGGGCTCGCGGAGATTGTAGACGCGGCCAGCCAATGGATCGGCGATTTCCCCGGGCGTGCCGCTGAAGAGCATCTTGCCCTCGTTTAGCACCAGCGTCGTGCCGCAGAGTTCCGCCTCATCGAGGTAGGCGGTGCTCCATACCACGGCGATGCCTTGGTTCACCAAGTCCTCTACCATCCCCCAGAGTTCGCGGCGGGAAATCGGGTCCACGCCCACCCCGGGCTCATCTAACAAAAGGAGCTTTGGCTTGCCGAGGAGCGCACAGGCCAAGCCGAGCTTCTGCTTCATCCCGCCCGAGAGCTTTCCGGCAAAGCGTCCGGTAAAGCGCTTGAGGTCGGTGAAGGTGAGCAGGCGCTCGAAGGCTTCTTCGCGTTCCTGGCCGATCACATGGCGAAGATCCGCCTGGAGTTTCAGGTTCTCCATGACCGTGAGATCCTCATAGAGACCGAACTTCTGGGGCATGTAGCCCACGTCGCCACGGATGACGGCAGCCTCGGCGATGGGATCATGGCCGAGGGTCTGGATCTTTCCGTTGTCCGGCTCCATCAAGCCTGCAATCAGGCGTAACAAGGTCGTCTTTCCCGCGCCATCGGGCCCGGCGAGCCCGGTGATCAAGCCCTTGCGGACTTCGCCGGACACGGAATCCAGCGCGGGCTTGTCCATCCCGGGAAAGGTCTTCGTGACCTCATGGAAGCTGATCACCACTTCGCCCGGCTGCGAAGCTGCTGACTCCTTTTCTATATTCCCATTCGCCATGCGGTGCCGGGCTTTTGATGTCTGATGCCTGCGGGCTTACTTGGATTCGCCGGCGGGGAGTTCGACCGTCACCGGCATTCCTTGCCGCAAGGAGCCATCTGAATCTTCCACCACCACGCGCAGGCGATAGACCAGCGAGGTGCGAAGCTCTTCCGTCTCCACCGACTTCGGCGTGAACTCGGCGCGGGGCGAAACGAAGCCCACGGTGCCGTGATAGACCTTGTCGCGGTCGCCATCGGTCTTGAGCGTTACCTTGGTGCCCGGCGGGAATTTTCCAAGCTGCGGTTCATGCACGTAGGCGCGCACCCAGACCGGCTTTTCAAGCGAAAGGGTCAGCACGGTCGGCCCGGCTTGCACGATGGCGCCCGGTTCGAGTGCCCGGGTGATGATCACGCCGTCGGAGGGGCTTTTCAGCTCGGTGTCCGCCAGCTTGATTTCCGCAGTCTTCACGGCCGCCTCGGCTTTCAGGACTTCCGCTTCCGAGGCACCGACACCTGCCGACGCGGCATTCACCGCGGCTTCCGATGCCGCGATCTCTTCCTTGCGGAAACCTGCTTCGAGCTGGTTCAGGTTCGCCTCGGCGACCTTCGCCCGCTGTTGCGCTTCATGGAAGGCGGCTTCCGCGTTCTCGAAATTCTGGCGGGAGACCCCGTTCGTCTTTACCAGCTGCGATTGCCGCGTGTAGGCGCGCTCGGCATTTTCCATCGTCACTTGGGCCTGTGCCAAGGTCGCGCGAGCTTGGTCGATCTCTTCGGTACGATAACCTGCGCGTTTCAGATCAGCGTCTGCCTTGGCTTGTCCCAGTGTGGCCTTGGCTTGCCCCAAGCCCGCCTTGGTCTGTTCAAGCGTGGCTTTGGCTTGTTCCAGATCGCGCTCATAGGGTTCGTTGTCGATCCGGGCCAGGAGTTCGCCAGCCTTCACCAGATCGCCCTCGTCCTTGAGCACTTCCGCGATCCGGCCTGAGACGCGGAACCCGAGATCAACGCCGCGGATGTCCACGTTGCCGTGCAGGACCAGCGGCTCGTGATTGCTACGGTACTTCCCGTAGAAATACCATCCGCCTCCCGCCAGTGCGGCGAGCAGCAGGATCACAGGGATTGCCTTTTTCATCGTTGAACTCCTTTCGTTGTCAGTCCTTCACAGATCAGCTCGACATGTTCGTCGAGGATCGCCGCAATTTGTGCGGTGTGGCTCTCGTCGAGCTTGGCCACTCCGAGCCGGCGGAGAATCGTTGCTCTCGCCAGGGTGAAGACCAGCACCTGGCCGAAGATCGCGTGGGTCCGCAGGATCACCTGCTGGGATTCTGCCTCTTCTCCCGTGGCCACTGCCACAGCCCGGGTGAAAAGCTGGTGGAGAGGGCGCAGTGTCTTTTCGTAGAGAAGATCGAATTTCTCGCTGGGAGCCGCTTGCTCGCGCAGCATCACCAGCCGGATCTTCTCGAATTCTGAGCCCTCCAGTTGTTCTCCTAGAAGAGTCCGCATCATCCGCTTCATGATCGACTTGGCCAACTTCTGGTCGGGTCTTCCTTCCTTGAAGCGTTCCCGCGCTTCCTCAGCCACCTTGCCGAAGACGCCTTGGACATACTGGCCGATGCCTTCGAGGACCGCCGTGTAGAGAGTCTCCTTATTGACGAAGTAATAGGCGATAGCCGCCACGTTCTGACCCGCCTCATCCGCAATCTCCCGGACCGAGGCGTTGTCGTAGCCCTTTTCGCCGAACTTCTTCAGCGCAGCCAGCAGCAGCTTCCGCCGCGCTTGCTCGCCTTTGTTCGGACTCGATGGAAACAGTTCCCGCTCCACGAAGAAAGAAATTACACGACCGTCCAAAAATGTCAAACGATTGTGTAAGTTTGGTGGCTAGCCCGGCAGGGATTTCGTTTTCCGTCGCTGCGGAAGAATCTCCCCGGAGCTTCATCAGGGCTTCACATTGCCCTGCCATGGATCTCTTTCAGAATCCAAACCTCTGCCTTGTGATGGCAAAAAAGAAAGCCCCTCTCCCTCTGATTGTGTTCACGGTTTCGTTGGCTGGCATTCTCCTTCTTGGGGCCTTCGCGTCCCCTTGCATGCCCATCAACAAGTCGAAGAAGCTGCAGACCTTGAACGATGCCATGGGGCTCCAGACCGCGCTCAACAACTACTACAGTGAGTACGAAAAGCTGCCGGAATTCGGCATGGGGGGCGATGAAGCGCAGACCGATGGCGTGGTCGGTTCCAAGCTTCTCACCATTCTTCTGGGGAAGGAGGAGGTGAGTGATGACATGCAGAACAAGAAGCAGATCACGTTTCTCAATGCGAAGGTGAACAAGAACAGAGCCAAGGGCGGCCTCATCTACTCCAATGGTGGATCCGCAACCCTTCCCGAAGGGCTCTACGATGCATGGGGGAGACCCTTCCGACTGAAGTTCGATCTCGATAACGACCAGGAAATCGCAGATCCACTCGAGGAAGGAAACATCATCCGCAACAAGCAGGTGATCGTTTATAGCGACGGGGAGGACAAAAAGCCCCAAAGCGAAGACGACATCAAAACGTGGTGACTTTTGCCTCTTTGCACCAATCGACTCTTCCGGAAAACGATGGGCATGAGCAGGGACTTCATCATCACCATGGGAGTGATTGTTGCCGGGGTGGTGGCTGTGAGCCTCTACACATCCCTAGTCGGTGTTCCGGGTCGGCCGCATGCTTGGACTGCCGGTGACGTGAAGTCCCTCGCGATGGCCATCGAATATTTCCATGAAGAGTATGGAATGTATCCCGACTTCGGCATGGAGGGAGATGAAGCTCAGGCCGACGGGCGATCGGGTTCATCGCTTTTCACCATCCTTCTTGGCAAGGAGGTGGTGACGGACAAGATTCAGAATAGGAAGCGGATTGCCTTCCTCAACGTGAAGGTAAGCAAGAGTAGAGCTAGGGGTGGCCTTGTGTACTCGAGCGGAGGTTCCGGCGTCATTCCCGAAGGTCTTTACGACGCTTGGGGCAATCCCCTGCATATGAAGTTCGATATCGACTGCGACCAACAGATCGAGGATCCGCTCGAACAAGGGAAGGTCATCCGCAACAAGCCTGTTGTCGTTTACAGCTTTGGCCCGGACAGAAATCCGGGCGGAGGAGACGACATCATCTCATGGTAGCAGCTTGCCGCGTCGTGATCCATGTTCAGGCTTTACCGCTTCTTCTTCCCCGGCTTGCGATCCTTGCTTTTTCCCTTTGGCGGCCAGCTCTTTTCAAACTTCCGCTTCTTCTCCTTCTTGGCAGGCTTCTCCTCCCACTTCGCCGGAGCGCCGTGAACCTTCGGCTGAGCTTCGCCTTTCTCCAGCGCGATGCGGAAGTCGATGAACTTCCCTTGGAAGTCGATGCGCTGCACCTGCATCTTGATCCGTTGGCCGAGTTGGAACTGCAGCCCGCTTCGCGAAACGAAGCGCATCTGTGATTGCTCGAAGCGCCACTCGCCACGAGGCAAATCCTCGCGCTTGATCATGCCGCGAGCGCCAAGATCGGTCGCTTCCACCAGCAAGCCCATCATACGCACGTCTGTCACCACGCCCTCGAATACCGGAGGCTCCGGCATCTTCGAGCAGAGGTTCAGGTACTCGAGCATCTTGAGTTGCTTCGTCTCGTTCTCCGCTTCGGCCGAGGTCCGCTCGGTGTCGGAGATGTGGCGCGCGAATTCTGCGAGTTCGTTCTGCCCCGGAACCTTGTCCGTCTGTTTCGGAGGATTGGTGAGGAAGGCTTGGAGTGACCGGTGCACGATCAAATCCGCATAGCGCCGGATCGGGCTGGTGAAATGGCAGTAGTCGCCCTTCGCCAAGCCGTAGTGTCCCAGCGGATCCGCGGCATACATCGCGCGCTTCAGGCTCTTGAGCAGCCCCAGCTTGATCAGATGCTCATCGGGTCGGCCTTTCGCGCTATCGAGCAGCTTTTGAATGTGGGCACGGTTCGTCAGGTCCCCGGGCTGATATCCATGCGCCCGTGCGGTCTCGGTATATTCGTGCAGCTTTCCGAAATCCGGATCCTCGTGGACGCGATAAATGGTCGGCTTGTTCTTGATCTTCAGCAGACGCGCGACCGCTTCGTTCGCGATCAACATGCACTCCTCGATCAATTGGTGACTGGCCGTGTGTTCCACTTGGTGGACCTCCACCGGCTTGCCCTTTTCATCCAGCTTCACGCGGATCTCCGGCATCTCCAGATCCAGGGCGCCATCGGCGAAGCGCTTCTTGCGCAGGATCGCGGCCATCTTCCATGCCTCGCGCACCATCTCCTCGAGGCCCTTCACCGAGCCTTCCGGAGCGGGCTTGCCATCCAGGATTGCCTGAGCCTGCTTATAGGAAAGCTTCGCCTGTGAATTGATCACGGCATCGCAGAAGGTCGTCTTGCTCACCTTGCCCGTTGGGGAAATCTCGATCACCGCGCATTTCGTCAGGCGGTTCACATCCGGCTTCAGTGAACAAATCCCATTGCTCAACTCCGGCGGCAGCATCGGCAGCACACGATCGACCAGATAAGTCGAGTTCCCGCGCTCCGAAGCTTCCTTGTCGAGTGCGGTCCTCGGTTTCACGTAGTGAGATACGTCCGCGATGTGCACCGCGAGGGTCCACCCCTTGCCATGCTTCTCCACCCAGATCGCATCGTCGTGGTCCTTCGCATCCGCGGGGTCGATCGTGATGACCAGACGGTCCCGCCAATCCTCGCGCCGCGCGATCTCCTTCGGATCGACCTCCTCCGGCACCGCGCGCGTTTCCCGTAGCACTTCCTCCGGGAATGAGGTGCGCAGACCCTGTCGGTGGATCACGGCCATGATGTCCACCCCTGCGTCGCCCGGCCAGCCGAGCACTTCCAAGATCCTGCCGCGCGGGGTGCGATGCTTCTCCCACTGCTCCAGATCCACCACGACCAGCTGTCCCGGCTCCGCGGTCGTATCGCCGTGCACGTCGATCTGGCCTTCCATTGCGGGGTCCTCGGTCTCGACCCAGCCGAATTTTCCTTTCCTCTTATACACCCCGACCACCCGGCCGCTGCGGCGCTCGAGCACGCGCTCCACCTTGCCGCGCGCATCCGGTTCCTCTTCTTCCGAGAAACGCTTGCCCTGACGCCAGCGCGCGGGACGGGGGAGGTGAAAGATGACCTCCACGCGATCGCCTTCGAGCGCGGTGCCGGTATCGCGACGGGGAATGTGCAAGCGCGAGTACTTCTTCAGGTCGATCCCCGAGGCCAGATTGCCGGGATCCGCCATGTCCGGGTAAAACCACGCATGTCCCCGGGGCAGGAAGCGGATGGTGCCGCGCAGATGGTTGCCGGTTTTCGCCTTCGGCGTCTCATACCGGCCCTTTTTCCCTTCTTCGATCACCCCTTCCTTCACCATCGCTGCCAGTTCCCCGCGCAGTAGCGGTCGGTCATTGGTGGAGAGGGACAGTTCGCGGGAGAGTTCCGACTTATTCATCGGGCGGTAACCCTTGCCGCCCATCAAGCGGAGCAACTCGCCCCGCAGTTCTTTTCGATCCATACGCCCGCATCATGCACGCTTAAAGCCAAGGTGGCAACCCGGGAGCGGTGGTCCCCCGCGCCCCAACAAATCCTCTTGGCACTGAGCGCCCCTGCACTATCTTGAAAAAACTCCCACCGGGGAAAAACGGATGATTGCCACCGCTCCGGCTTTTGGCTCTCTTTCAGGAAATCTACGAAATATCCAGACATGAAAACCCGTCCAGCCAACCGCACCAACCGCGGTTTCACCCTCGTCGAGCTTCTCGTCGTGATCTCCATCATCGTGGTGCTCGCCGCGATGAGCTTCGGTGCTGCAAACATGGCCATCAACAAGGCCAAGAAGCTCCAGAGTTCCAATGACGCGA
This portion of the Luteolibacter luteus genome encodes:
- a CDS encoding cysteine peptidase family C39 domain-containing protein, producing the protein MKTLAALTAALLALPSFAADEDDKKDKKELVSLDEVVFDEGLWAKPLQDIKGPEEELSETDKQRVEKAKEKGVTIRFREEGFSWLSGAKDGLRARPGEFKLLDETVGEVVMRGTADGTPVDATISVYNRGDDGEISSSEFDKRMTMWKGKLDKKLEVRATPRAQEGAVAMSGWVWKKGDTAVALEGSINKKEKRVEFIRLRMASLSKAKNEQKGVGRRGSFAANVKKDSDGFTWIDGVPMVDQGEKGYCVVASIERVTRYFGADMDQHEMAQLANTSDRGTSGDAMEKAFQKVTGKVHLRTLKHIEFDMKQMEKDIRGYNRIAKQKNVKTFDMDPDEYMIDPRYFWQSVNKDAFREMKRSQPTYDHFKRKIKEYVDQGIPLCWTLYLGMFKEKDIPQVGGGHMRLIIGYNFDSPNEEEHKIYYTDSWGEGHEKKTMRTDEAFCMTMAMYSMVPNK
- a CDS encoding ABC transporter permease, with translation MRFLPRIHALVVKELQSVFGNPSSRTLLIMPVILQTLLFPFAATLEVKNASLGIFNRDTGAPAQELVQRFAQSNAFTEVIPLHSEEDMREAIESRKTMLSVSIPEDFSRRLASGETAPVQVVLDGRRSNGAQIAFGYLQGITETFMKDRLEAKGAALPSEVVTRYWYNPNLDYRNFILPNLVAIITTIGSLILTALSVSREREQGTFDQLLVSPLTPEMIMIGKAVPAMIVAFFQATLILCAAVFIYDVPFRGSLIFLYTGMFCYAMSLVGVGLFISSLCNTQQQAFLGAFSFMMPAVMLSGFAAPVENMPRWLQVITWPNPVRHFVEIVKGVFLKDASLERVFALTWPLVVIGAINLTAAAIMFRRKTA
- a CDS encoding ABC transporter permease, producing the protein MSGASKTSFSIRRLKALCWKETLQMLRDPSSNLIAFALPMLLMFVFGFGINLDTPTLKIGLLNEATGTEAEGFSSALVGTPSMEIHHYQTREDMARDMADSKIRGFVVIPSDFSRRMKVTSDTAPLQVVADGSEPNTAQFVANYVSGVWQIWMTQRADDRGEELKRDVALEPRYWYNPSAKSRNFLIPGSITVIMTVIGALLTSLVVAREWERGTMEALLASPVTRAELLLSKILPYYALGMFSLLLCVASARWLLGVPFRGSVLALCVVGTFFLLSVLGIGLAISTATRNQFNAAQAALNAAFLPATMLSGFIYEISSMPTFLRGVTHLIPARYFVSAIQTLFQVPTDWKHLMPDILLLMASATFFLGITARMTKRRME
- a CDS encoding ATP-binding cassette domain-containing protein, encoding MANGNIEKESAASQPGEVVISFHEVTKTFPGMDKPALDSVSGEVRKGLITGLAGPDGAGKTTLLRLIAGLMEPDNGKIQTLGHDPIAEAAVIRGDVGYMPQKFGLYEDLTVMENLKLQADLRHVIGQEREEAFERLLTFTDLKRFTGRFAGKLSGGMKQKLGLACALLGKPKLLLLDEPGVGVDPISRRELWGMVEDLVNQGIAVVWSTAYLDEAELCGTTLVLNEGKMLFSGTPGEIADPLAGRVYNLREPGEAKRQMLTRALSRPEVSDGTIQGHSLRLTIRKDQGTFPPQEIGANADAEWVVVKPRFEDAFIDLLGGGPSGESILAKHTTEIPRNGETVIEAQNLTKQFGDFKATDDVTFQVKRGEIYGLLGPNGAGKSTTFKMMCGLLVPTAGTAKVVGMDLRKSGRKARQKLGYMAQKFSLYGNLTVTQNLAFFSGIYGLDRKQQKERSEEMAHIFHLDPFLNAKTDSLSLGYKQRLALACSVMHEPDILFLDEPTSGVDPVTRREFWTHINGLVERGVTVMVTTHFMDEAEYCDRIGLVYRGKLIANGTPDELKESVATKENPDPTMEDAFIELVTGKEDP
- a CDS encoding HlyD family efflux transporter periplasmic adaptor subunit, with the protein product MKKAIPVILLLAALAGGGWYFYGKYRSNHEPLVLHGNVDIRGVDLGFRVSGRIAEVLKDEGDLVKAGELLARIDNEPYERDLEQAKATLEQTKAGLGQAKATLGQAKADADLKRAGYRTEEIDQARATLAQAQVTMENAERAYTRQSQLVKTNGVSRQNFENAEAAFHEAQQRAKVAEANLNQLEAGFRKEEIAASEAAVNAASAGVGASEAEVLKAEAAVKTAEIKLADTELKSPSDGVIITRALEPGAIVQAGPTVLTLSLEKPVWVRAYVHEPQLGKFPPGTKVTLKTDGDRDKVYHGTVGFVSPRAEFTPKSVETEELRTSLVYRLRVVVEDSDGSLRQGMPVTVELPAGESK
- the cecR gene encoding transcriptional regulator CecR; translated protein: MERELFPSSPNKGEQARRKLLLAALKKFGEKGYDNASVREIADEAGQNVAAIAYYFVNKETLYTAVLEGIGQYVQGVFGKVAEEARERFKEGRPDQKLAKSIMKRMMRTLLGEQLEGSEFEKIRLVMLREQAAPSEKFDLLYEKTLRPLHQLFTRAVAVATGEEAESQQVILRTHAIFGQVLVFTLARATILRRLGVAKLDESHTAQIAAILDEHVELICEGLTTKGVQR
- the rnr gene encoding ribonuclease R — translated: MDRKELRGELLRLMGGKGYRPMNKSELSRELSLSTNDRPLLRGELAAMVKEGVIEEGKKGRYETPKAKTGNHLRGTIRFLPRGHAWFYPDMADPGNLASGIDLKKYSRLHIPRRDTGTALEGDRVEVIFHLPRPARWRQGKRFSEEEEPDARGKVERVLERRSGRVVGVYKRKGKFGWVETEDPAMEGQIDVHGDTTAEPGQLVVVDLEQWEKHRTPRGRILEVLGWPGDAGVDIMAVIHRQGLRTSFPEEVLRETRAVPEEVDPKEIARREDWRDRLVITIDPADAKDHDDAIWVEKHGKGWTLAVHIADVSHYVKPRTALDKEASERGNSTYLVDRVLPMLPPELSNGICSLKPDVNRLTKCAVIEISPTGKVSKTTFCDAVINSQAKLSYKQAQAILDGKPAPEGSVKGLEEMVREAWKMAAILRKKRFADGALDLEMPEIRVKLDEKGKPVEVHQVEHTASHQLIEECMLIANEAVARLLKIKNKPTIYRVHEDPDFGKLHEYTETARAHGYQPGDLTNRAHIQKLLDSAKGRPDEHLIKLGLLKSLKRAMYAADPLGHYGLAKGDYCHFTSPIRRYADLIVHRSLQAFLTNPPKQTDKVPGQNELAEFARHISDTERTSAEAENETKQLKMLEYLNLCSKMPEPPVFEGVVTDVRMMGLLVEATDLGARGMIKREDLPRGEWRFEQSQMRFVSRSGLQFQLGQRIKMQVQRIDFQGKFIDFRIALEKGEAQPKVHGAPAKWEEKPAKKEKKRKFEKSWPPKGKSKDRKPGKKKR